The genomic interval aggAGACGTCAGAGCATGAGGTTGGTGTATGGCTCACTggtgtgatggacatgagtttgagcaatctcctggagttgatgagggacagggaagcctggtgtgctgcagcctatggggtagcaaagagttggacatgactgagtgactgaacttgaaTTTACAGAGAAACAGTCTGATTTAGATAAATAAGATGCTGTGAGTTACTGAATTGCTAAGTGTTCTGAGTCTAAAGACTTTCTAGGGCTCATATATAAAAGCAACTTAACTGATGAGGACAGAGCAGGATCCTAAACTCTTCCATGTGATAAGGGAGCCTCTGAATTAATTCAGATGAATGATGAATTCAAATCATTTTATTACACTGAGCCTCCTAGAAACCACCATaagtttaattttaatacatGCCTTAGAGAAGTATAGTGAATAAAAGCATAAGCATGTGCTTACATAAAACCACATGTATATGCACAAACACACGTAGACACTAGGAAATTTATTCTAATAGTTGGGGATAACAATAATCATTTGAATCTTTTTATATATGCTATTCTTTTTCACTTGACTGTCTTTACTTGTCCTTAGAGTGTCCTAACTCATTCTAAGGTATGGTGCTATTTACTTAATTATATTTGTAATTCATCTCTTCCCCTCAAGAAaggcagatattttctccctttgGGTGCTAAAGTATATATAGCACATAGAAGTATGACTAGCCCTTAGAAGGCAATTTCTAAATATGTGCTGaacatttccatatttttattcttttcagagacacacagagaacagTTTGAAGCCCATCACCTAAATTATATGATTCATATTGTACACAAGACTTAAGAGAAAGAATTGCATATTCTGTTCCATGTACTTTGTAGGGCACGTTTTACATCTTTGTTCCTCAAACTGTAGATCAAGGGATTTAGCATAGGGATAATGACAGTGTAAAATATAGATGCCATTTTATCTGTGTCAAATGAATGGTTGGACTCTGGTTGCACATACATGAATATTAAAGCCCCATAGATCACTGTGACCACCGTCAGGTGAGACCCACAGGTAGAAAAAGCCTTTTGCCTGCTTTCAGCAGAGCTCATCCTAAGAATGGATGCAAGAATAAGAAGGTAAGACACAAGAACTATCAGAGGagagaaaatcaaattaaaaccTGCTGAGATAAGAATAATCAGTCCAATTTCACTTGCATTTGAGCAGAGCAAAGATAACAAGGGAAGACTGTCACAGTAGAAATGTCTGATGACATTATAGCCACAGAATGATGAGTCAAATATCTTTACAGTGATAAGAAGAGATTCAAATATGCTATAGAAATATGGCATTGCCACCAGCACTTGACATACCCTTTGCGACATGACCACTGGGTAGAGCAGAGGGTTACAGATGcccacatagcggtcataggacATTGCTGCCAGAATAAAAAGCTCACTAATAATGAACACGAGAAAGAAACTGAGCTGTGTGGCACAAAAGTAATAGGAGATTTTATTTTGATCCGCCACAAAATTTACTAACATTTTGGGGCccatggttgttttttttttttttttttttcctctaattttattttatttttaaactttacatgattgtattagttttgccaaatatcaaaatgaatccaccacaggtatacatgtgttccccatcccaaccctcctccctcctccctccccataccatccctctgggtcgtcccagtgcaccagccccaagcatccagcatcatgcatcgaacctggactggcaactcgtttcctacatgatattttacatgtttcattgccattctcccaaatcttcccaccctctccctctcccacagagtccataagactgttctatacatcagtgtctcttttgctgtctcgtacaccgggtttttgttaccatctttctaaattccatatatatgcgttagtatactgtatttatgtttttccttctggcttacttcactctgtataataggctccagttttatccacctcatcagaactgattcaaatgtattctttttaatggctgagtaatactccattgtgtatatgtaccacagctttcttatccagaaTAACCAAGATCGGTGAAAGCCACATGcctgagaaagaagtacatgggtGTCTGTATCCTGGAGTCCCTCTTGGTGAGGATGACGATGCCCAAATTGCCCACCACTGAGATCACATAGATGATGAGGAAGAGCCCAAACAGTGGAGCCTGCAGCTCAGGGCGGTCTGTGATTCCCATGAGGATGAATTCACTCAGCACTGTTCTGTTGTGTTTTCCCATCTGGGCTTATTGGAAAATCTATTCTTGACAGAGATATCAGCATAGTCATGTAGTACATTTAGGTAAATTTTTGGTATTTTATATAtctacatttacattttaagctTAATACTCTATGCCCTCTGCCTGGAAATAAAGCCATAGATGTATAGAAATATTAACAGAAATGAAGATAGAAATACATGTGGAGATAGGGAGAGATGTGTAGCTTCCCAAAGGGGAAAATTTGTCCTCCAAATAATATTTGATAATGCTTTGAACAATCTTGGTTTTCATCACTGCAGGACAGATACTACTGGCTTCTAATAGTTAAGATTTAGTGAGGCTTCTGAACATCCTACTAGATTAGGGCAGACCCAATAAATAaggatttgctgctgctgctaagtcacctcagtcatgtccaactctgtgcaccccatagacggcagcccatcaggctccgccatccctgggattctccaggcaagaacactggagtgggttgccatttttttctcaatgcatgacagtgaaaagtgaaagtgaagtcgctcagtcgtgtccaactcttagcgaccccatggactgcagcctaccaggttcctccatccataggattttccaggcaagagtactggagtggggtgccattgccttctccaaataaggaTTATACAGCCCAAAatgtcagagaactaagattggTGAACCCTGatcatgtgtgtgcacatagctacagtccatagggtagccaagagtcaaacacaactgaagtgacttagcacacacacatagatccatacaaaggtaaataaaaaacagaaaagaaaagaaatgatatacaCTTTACCTTCTTTATGGGTGGGAATGTTTAGAGGCCCtcactttaaaacatatttatgtgAAAGACTTTATGTCTACTGAATGCACAGGAT from Bos mutus isolate GX-2022 unplaced genomic scaffold, NWIPB_WYAK_1.1 CTG305, whole genome shotgun sequence carries:
- the LOC102284396 gene encoding olfactory receptor 8K3-like, translated to MGKHNRTVLSEFILMGITDRPELQAPLFGLFLIIYVISVVGNLGIVILTKRDSRIQTPMYFFLRHVAFTDLGYSGTMGPKMLVNFVADQNKISYYFCATQLSFFLVFIISELFILAAMSYDRYVGICNPLLYPVVMSQRVCQVLVAMPYFYSIFESLLITVKIFDSSFCGYNVIRHFYCDSLPLLSLLCSNASEIGLIILISAGFNLIFSPLIVLVSYLLILASILRMSSAESRQKAFSTCGSHLTVVTVIYGALIFMYVQPESNHSFDTDKMASIFYTVIIPMLNPLIYSLRNKDVKRALQSTWNRICNSFS